The DNA region CCGGAGGGCCCTCAAGACCGTCTCCCTGGTGGGTTACACCAACAGCGGCAAGACCACCCTCCTTTCCCGCCTGTCGGGCGATAGAGGTGTGGTGGGGAAGGACGAGCTATTCGCCACGCTGGACCCCTTGGTGAGGGGGGTTACCCTCCCTGACGGCAAGGTGGTGTTGTTCTCCGACACGGTGGGGTTCATCCGGAGGTTGCCGGTGGAGCTGGTGGCGGCCTTCAGGGCCACGCTGGAGGAGGTTGCCTTCGCGGACCTGGTGGCGGTGGTGATCGACGGGGCCTCTAAGGAGCGATGGGAGCACCTTAAGGTCATAGGAGATGTGTTGGATCAGATAGGCGCCGGTGAGATACCCCGGGCCATCCTCCTTAACAAGGAGGACCTTTGGGGTTCGTCCGACGAGGCCTTTGAGATACTGTCGGAGATGAGGGGCACCGGCCTTCCGGTCTTTCCGGTCAGCGGCATCACCGGCCAGGGGCTTGACTCCTTTCTGGGGTGGCTTCAGGGCAGCCTCTGATGCCCGGCTTTTGGGACGCCACAACAAGGTGACTTATGTCAGGGGGTTGGACGGATGTTTAGCATGACCGGCTACGGCCGTGGGCGGGTGGAGGGCCAGTGGGGCAGGCTCTCCCTGGAGATCAGTAGCGTAAACCATCGTTACCAGGAGATAAGCGTGAGGCTTCCCCGGGACATGTCCCGCTGGGAGCCCTGGTTCCATCTGAAGTTGAGGCCCCTGTTCAACCGGGGCAAGGTAACCTGCCGGGTTGAGGCCAACTGGGGGCCCTCCTCCGGGGCGGGGCACCTCAACCTGGAGCTCATGTCCTCCATCTACGGGGAGGTAAAGCGGCTCTCCTCCCAGTTGGGGGCCCCCTTGGGTCCCGTGACGGATCTCCTTCAGGTGCCGGGGGTCATGGAGAGCCCCATGGGCTTCATGGACGAAGGGGAGGCGGAGGGTATCCTGGAGGGCCTCCTGCGGATGGCGGTGGAGGATTGGAACCGGATGAGACAGGCGGAGGGGGAGTACCTATGGGGGGAGATCCTCCGCAGGCTGGGCTCATTCCGCAGTTGCGTTGACCGGATATCTCGTGTCTGGGGGGACAGGATGGAGATGGCCTTCCGCCAGGCTCGGGAGAGGGTGGAGGAGATGCTGGCTGGCCTTGGAGCCTCCCTGGACGAGTCCCGATGGGCCCAGGAGCTGGTGATAATGGCTGACCGGTGGGACGTCAGCGAGGAGCTGTCCCGGTTGGGTTCCCATGTGGAGCAGTTCCTGGCGGTTAGGGACCTGAAGGGGCCGGTGGGCAAGCGGTTGGACTTCATCGTGCAGGAGATGAACCGGGAGGTCAACACCTTGGGTTCTAAAGTTAACGATCCGGAGATTCGGAGCCTGGTGGTGGACGCCAAGTCCGCCCTGGAGGCCGTCAGGGAGCAGATCCAGAACTTGGAGTGATGGACATGAAGATGGTTCACGTGGGCTTCGGGAACATGGTGGCCGCTGGCAGGATAATAGCTATAATAAGCCCCGCGTCGGCCCCCATAAAGAGGCTCAAGGACGAGGCGGCCCGGGATGGCAGGCTGGTTGACGCCACCCAGGGGAGGAAGACCAGGGCCATCATGGTGATGGACAGCGGACACGTGATCCTGTCCGCCCTGCAGCCGGAAACCTTAGCTAACAGATTCGAAGGCGAGGAAGGGTCTGGGGAAGATGGGTAACGATAAGATAGGCAACTACAGGAGGGGGACCCTGTTTGTCATATCGGGTCCCAGCGGAGCGGGCAAGGGGACGTTGCGGCGGGTCCTCTTCGAACGGGTGCCGGGGCTCTTCTACTCGGTCTCCTACACCACCAGGTCGCCCCGCCCGGGGGAGACCGATGGGGTTGATTATCGCTTCGTCTCCGAGGAGGAGTTCAAACGGATGATCGAAGAGGGGGCCTTCCTGGAATGGGCCTTTGTCCACGGCAAGTACTACGGCACCAACCTTAAGGACATAGAGGCCAAGCTCAGCGAGGGGTACGATGTGGTCCTGGAGATAGACGTTCAGGGGGCCCAGCAGGTTACCCGAAAGGTCCCTGGGGCGGTGACCATATTTGTGGAGCCCCCGTCGGTGGAGGAGCTTGAGCATCGCCTCCACGGCCGGGGCACCGAGGGGGAGGACGAGCTATCCCTTCGCTTGAGGAACGCCATGGACGAGCTATCCCACGCGGGGGAGTACCAGTACAGGATAGTCAACGACCGGGTGGAGGACGCGGCCGAAACCCTGGTTAAGATAATAGAGCAGACCAGGAGATCAAGGGGAGGTATGTCTAAGTGATATTCTGCGACATCGACAGGATATGCAGGGAGAGGAACATCCCCAACAAGTACGTTCTAGCCCTGGTGGTGGCCGCCAGGGCCAGGCAACTGAGCGAGAGGAAGGGTAGGCTGGAGGACGAGAAGTACATATCTAGGGCCATAGATGAGATAAGCCGGGGGGACGTGCTGGTCTCCTGCCCCATGGACGCTCATAGTGCCCCCAGGAGGGAGTGAGCCCCGTGACCTCCTGGAAGAGGGGAAGGAAGGTGCTGCTCGGCATATCCGGGGGCATCTCGGCCTACAAGGCCATCGATTTCATCCGTCACCTGGTGAAGGCGGACTGCCAGGTGGAGGTGATCCTAACCGAGGGGGCCCAGGCGTTCGTAAGTCCCTTGGTTATCTCCACCCTGACCGGGAGGCGTTGTTGGCTGGAGGAGGACTTCCTGTCCCATGATAGGGGGTATGAGATCCCCCACATAGGGCTCACCGATTGGG from Thermanaerovibrio acidaminovorans DSM 6589 includes:
- the gmk gene encoding guanylate kinase, whose amino-acid sequence is MGNDKIGNYRRGTLFVISGPSGAGKGTLRRVLFERVPGLFYSVSYTTRSPRPGETDGVDYRFVSEEEFKRMIEEGAFLEWAFVHGKYYGTNLKDIEAKLSEGYDVVLEIDVQGAQQVTRKVPGAVTIFVEPPSVEELEHRLHGRGTEGEDELSLRLRNAMDELSHAGEYQYRIVNDRVEDAAETLVKIIEQTRRSRGGMSK
- a CDS encoding DUF370 domain-containing protein, with the translated sequence MKMVHVGFGNMVAAGRIIAIISPASAPIKRLKDEAARDGRLVDATQGRKTRAIMVMDSGHVILSALQPETLANRFEGEEGSGEDG
- a CDS encoding YicC/YloC family endoribonuclease, whose protein sequence is MFSMTGYGRGRVEGQWGRLSLEISSVNHRYQEISVRLPRDMSRWEPWFHLKLRPLFNRGKVTCRVEANWGPSSGAGHLNLELMSSIYGEVKRLSSQLGAPLGPVTDLLQVPGVMESPMGFMDEGEAEGILEGLLRMAVEDWNRMRQAEGEYLWGEILRRLGSFRSCVDRISRVWGDRMEMAFRQARERVEEMLAGLGASLDESRWAQELVIMADRWDVSEELSRLGSHVEQFLAVRDLKGPVGKRLDFIVQEMNREVNTLGSKVNDPEIRSLVVDAKSALEAVREQIQNLE
- a CDS encoding DNA-directed RNA polymerase subunit omega, whose translation is MIFCDIDRICRERNIPNKYVLALVVAARARQLSERKGRLEDEKYISRAIDEISRGDVLVSCPMDAHSAPRRE